In the Nicotiana tabacum cultivar K326 chromosome 16, ASM71507v2, whole genome shotgun sequence genome, one interval contains:
- the LOC107763799 gene encoding uncharacterized protein LOC107763799 isoform X1, giving the protein MAAASTSFHICRRFHYNSNLLPRRENSFPERVKASPTRSIITASMRARRPQNVPGDFFVDHTCIDCDTCRWMASENFTRVDDMSAVFKQPSCEEERLRALQALISCPTNSIHTEKPAHDILEVQKTFPIPIDEHTMPGVYHCGYHSEKSFGAASYLIVRDEGNILVDSPRYTERLANNLKMLGGARYMFLTHRDDVADHERWSNHLGCERILHSLEVDHSTTAIEMKLEGSGPWSLGDDIALVHTPGHTKGSVCLLYKPFKVLFTGDHFAMSEFGWSIFERYNKLSVPKQLNSVKLMLELDFEWILPGHGRRTKFSDAEEKNSSIRAFLETKMQLS; this is encoded by the exons ATGGCTGCGGCATCGACCAGCTTTCATATTTGCCGGAGATTCCACTACAACAGCAACCTCCTTCCACGACGGGAGAACTCGTTTCCAGAACGGGTTAAAGCTTCCCCAACGCGGAGCATAATCACAGCTTCCATGAGAGCTCGACGTCCTCAGAACGTCCCCGGAGATTTCTTCGTCG ATCATACATGCATAGACTGTGATACCTGTCGATGGATGGCTTCG GAGAACTTTACACGAGTTGATGACATGTCAGCAGTCTTTAAACAGCCCAGCTGTGAAGAAGAACGTCTGAGAGCTCTTCAG GCCTTAATATCATGCCCAACAAATTCAATCCATACAGAGAAGCCTGCCCATGATATTTTAGAAGTTCAGAAGACTTTTCCAATTCCAATAGATGAGCATACAATGCCG GGTGTTTACCACTGTGGTTATCATTCTGAAAAGTCGTTTGGAGCTGCTTCTTATTTGATTGTTCGTGATGAAGGAAATATTCTTGTTGACAG TCCAAGGTACACAGAAAGATTGGCAAATAATCTTAAAATGTTAGGTGGAGCTCGTTACATGTTCCTTACACACAG GGATGATGTAGCAGATCATGAGAGATGGTCAAATCACTTAGGCTGTGAGCGTATTCTTCATTCACTGGAG GTAGATCATTCAACTACTGCCATAGAGATGAAGCTGGAGGGAAGTGGACCGTGGAGCCTTGGTGACGACATCGCACTTGTACATACACCTGGACATACAAAA GGGTCAGTATGCTTGCTCTACAAACCATTTAAAGTGCTTTTTACTGGAGACCACTTTGCAATGAGTGAATTTGGCTGGTCCATTTTTGAGAGATACAACAAGCTTTCAG TTCCAAAGCAATTGAACAGTGTCAAGTTGATGCTTGAGTTGGATTTTGAATGGATATTGCCAG GCCATGGTAGGAGAACAAAATTTAGCGATGCTGAGGAGAAGAATTCAAGCATAAGAGCTTTCCTAGAAACAAAAATGCAGCTGTCATGA
- the LOC107763799 gene encoding uncharacterized protein LOC107763799 isoform X2 translates to MAAASTSFHICRRFHYNSNLLPRRENSFPERVKASPTRSIITASMRARRPQNVPGDFFVDHTCIDCDTCRWMASENFTRVDDMSAVFKQPSCEEERLRALQALISCPTNSIHTEKPAHDILEVQKTFPIPIDEHTMPGVYHCGYHSEKSFGAASYLIVRDEGNILVDSPRYTERLANNLKMLGGARYMFLTHRDDVADHERWSNHLGCERILHSLEVDHSTTAIEMKLEGSGPWSLGDDIALGSVCLLYKPFKVLFTGDHFAMSEFGWSIFERYNKLSVPKQLNSVKLMLELDFEWILPGHGRRTKFSDAEEKNSSIRAFLETKMQLS, encoded by the exons ATGGCTGCGGCATCGACCAGCTTTCATATTTGCCGGAGATTCCACTACAACAGCAACCTCCTTCCACGACGGGAGAACTCGTTTCCAGAACGGGTTAAAGCTTCCCCAACGCGGAGCATAATCACAGCTTCCATGAGAGCTCGACGTCCTCAGAACGTCCCCGGAGATTTCTTCGTCG ATCATACATGCATAGACTGTGATACCTGTCGATGGATGGCTTCG GAGAACTTTACACGAGTTGATGACATGTCAGCAGTCTTTAAACAGCCCAGCTGTGAAGAAGAACGTCTGAGAGCTCTTCAG GCCTTAATATCATGCCCAACAAATTCAATCCATACAGAGAAGCCTGCCCATGATATTTTAGAAGTTCAGAAGACTTTTCCAATTCCAATAGATGAGCATACAATGCCG GGTGTTTACCACTGTGGTTATCATTCTGAAAAGTCGTTTGGAGCTGCTTCTTATTTGATTGTTCGTGATGAAGGAAATATTCTTGTTGACAG TCCAAGGTACACAGAAAGATTGGCAAATAATCTTAAAATGTTAGGTGGAGCTCGTTACATGTTCCTTACACACAG GGATGATGTAGCAGATCATGAGAGATGGTCAAATCACTTAGGCTGTGAGCGTATTCTTCATTCACTGGAG GTAGATCATTCAACTACTGCCATAGAGATGAAGCTGGAGGGAAGTGGACCGTGGAGCCTTGGTGACGACATCGCACTT GGGTCAGTATGCTTGCTCTACAAACCATTTAAAGTGCTTTTTACTGGAGACCACTTTGCAATGAGTGAATTTGGCTGGTCCATTTTTGAGAGATACAACAAGCTTTCAG TTCCAAAGCAATTGAACAGTGTCAAGTTGATGCTTGAGTTGGATTTTGAATGGATATTGCCAG GCCATGGTAGGAGAACAAAATTTAGCGATGCTGAGGAGAAGAATTCAAGCATAAGAGCTTTCCTAGAAACAAAAATGCAGCTGTCATGA
- the LOC107763799 gene encoding hydroxyacylglutathione hydrolase 2, mitochondrial isoform X3, giving the protein MASENFTRVDDMSAVFKQPSCEEERLRALQALISCPTNSIHTEKPAHDILEVQKTFPIPIDEHTMPGVYHCGYHSEKSFGAASYLIVRDEGNILVDSPRYTERLANNLKMLGGARYMFLTHRDDVADHERWSNHLGCERILHSLEVDHSTTAIEMKLEGSGPWSLGDDIALVHTPGHTKGSVCLLYKPFKVLFTGDHFAMSEFGWSIFERYNKLSVPKQLNSVKLMLELDFEWILPGHGRRTKFSDAEEKNSSIRAFLETKMQLS; this is encoded by the exons ATGGCTTCG GAGAACTTTACACGAGTTGATGACATGTCAGCAGTCTTTAAACAGCCCAGCTGTGAAGAAGAACGTCTGAGAGCTCTTCAG GCCTTAATATCATGCCCAACAAATTCAATCCATACAGAGAAGCCTGCCCATGATATTTTAGAAGTTCAGAAGACTTTTCCAATTCCAATAGATGAGCATACAATGCCG GGTGTTTACCACTGTGGTTATCATTCTGAAAAGTCGTTTGGAGCTGCTTCTTATTTGATTGTTCGTGATGAAGGAAATATTCTTGTTGACAG TCCAAGGTACACAGAAAGATTGGCAAATAATCTTAAAATGTTAGGTGGAGCTCGTTACATGTTCCTTACACACAG GGATGATGTAGCAGATCATGAGAGATGGTCAAATCACTTAGGCTGTGAGCGTATTCTTCATTCACTGGAG GTAGATCATTCAACTACTGCCATAGAGATGAAGCTGGAGGGAAGTGGACCGTGGAGCCTTGGTGACGACATCGCACTTGTACATACACCTGGACATACAAAA GGGTCAGTATGCTTGCTCTACAAACCATTTAAAGTGCTTTTTACTGGAGACCACTTTGCAATGAGTGAATTTGGCTGGTCCATTTTTGAGAGATACAACAAGCTTTCAG TTCCAAAGCAATTGAACAGTGTCAAGTTGATGCTTGAGTTGGATTTTGAATGGATATTGCCAG GCCATGGTAGGAGAACAAAATTTAGCGATGCTGAGGAGAAGAATTCAAGCATAAGAGCTTTCCTAGAAACAAAAATGCAGCTGTCATGA